The genome window GTTCAGAGGTATGTTTCTCTCATAGAGGAGGGATCTGAAACTTAGTGAAGTTAAGGTCACCTAGCTAAATGTTTGCCAGGCTGGGATTTGAGCCCTGGCTATGGGACTCTAGAGACTGTAATCATAACCATTGCTAGTGCTTTCCTGGAATTTcataccaaagggaaaaagatcaaaattgatcacaaaactactctaaaaatatGTAAGTTTCAAAAACCAAACAACACTTTAAAAACTCAGTTATATTGTAACTCTACCTTTGGGGGATTTTTCTGCACAGGCTGACCTGAGTCTCTGAAGACAGGCGTCCAGGTAAGTCTTCACTGTTTCCTGGCAAACTTCTTGGGAGTTTTCCTTGCTCTAAGGACTTGAACTGTGTTAAAACTCAGGGTGGCCATTCTTGAACATGTACCCATTTGGTGTGCATGAATTTCCTGTAAAGCTTTATGAGGGCTGTGTACTACGGGAAGTTCCCGTGGTGACCTGGGACTCAGAGGAGCACGCTGCTGCTAAGTGGGCACAAACAGTGCATTAGTTACTACTGTGAAGGAGGAATAATTTATAAGTTGTAAAAATAAGGAGTTGTTTGTGTAGtcattttaaaagtttgtgtTTGGTTGCCTATATTTTGAATCCTCATAGCAGTTCTACAAGGTAtgatttattatcattttatagaggaggaaaccaagcatctgaaaggttaaataacttactCGTAGTCATATGGCTAatcagtgtcagagccagtgctGTCCAACTCCAAAACCCATCTTCCTTCTGTCTTACTGTGTGTGATAGAGGTGGACATTAGGTCTGAGGCTCAGATGTGGTCCTTGTCAGCATAGAAGATTCAGATGATATCAACAGAGAAGGCAGTTGAAACATGGGAGTGTTTGAGATTGCCCAGGGAGATTGTGTAGGGTGGGGACTGATGAGAGCTGAGGACAGATCCTGTGTTCTCGAGGACAGGGTTCAAGTCCTATGCTTTTTGCAGAATAGATttgctgcagtgaacattggTTATTTGTAATCTTACATGTTGTTATTTCTTGTGAACTCAAGCTTTGATAACCTGATTGTATATATATTGGAGGTGGCTGCCATTTCCTGACCTGGAGGTGTTGTGTTTGTCACTCCAGATTACCTAAAACCAGATCTATGGATGATCTTCTTTCTGCCTGTGATACAAGCAGCCCCTTGATTCGCACATCCAGTGATCCTAACCTGAATAACCACTGTCAGGAGGCCAGAGTAGGCCTGGAGCACAGGCACAGCAATCCCGAGGGATCAGAGGCAACCTTTGTGGACTCTGGGATAGGAGGGCCTCAGCAGATTGTAGGAGAAATGGGTCTTCCAgtccctctgcccagcagccagAAAGACTCCTTAAGCAATAAACCTTTCAAGAGTCATAAAAGCTCTTCTCCAAGTTACAAACTGCTGCATACCACAGTGCCCCAGGAAATGAAGAGCAACACCCCTGAGCCTGAGATCAAAGTCCTGGAAGAGACTAAGGCACCAGCTCCAGACCCTTCTGCCCAGGATGATCTGGGTAGGACTTTAGGTGGCACAGAGGAGCAACCTGGACATTCTCCTGAAAAAGAAGCTGTCAGTGCACTTTCTAAAGTCATTTCCAACAAGTGTGACCGAATTTGTGGTTTTCCTGAGTCTTCCCAGGACTTCCTTACGGGCACCCCACAATGGACCCAGCTAGACTCTGTGCTTGGTGTGCCCTCCAGATGTGCCCCGGATCACATTCTGGGAACCCTTTGCAACCTACCGAGTGCTACTTGCCAAACTCCTCCAGACCCAAGCACTGATTTCTTTAGTCAAGATCCCCCAAGGTCTGTGGGAAGTATCTACCACAAGGAGCAGCCCAGTTCTGTGCCAGATCTGATTCTTGGTGAGGAAGACACTGGCAAAAGAGGGAATACTAGGAACAGGCAGTTATTAGAAAATCCTTGCTTTGGGAAAGTGCCATTGGAATTGGCCCGAAAGCCAATTTCTCAGAGCCAGATCAGTGAGTTCTCTTTTCTAGGGTCCAACTGGGACAGCTTCCATGGGATGGTGACTTCATTCCCAAGTGGGGAGACTATTCCACGGCGGCTGCTCTCCTATGGCTGTTGTAGCAAGAGGTCAAGCATTAAGCAGATGCGGGCAACAGGGCCCTGCTTTGGGGGCCAATGGGCTCAGAGAGAAGGAGTGAAGTCACCAGTCTGTTCTAGTCATTCCAACGGTCACTGTACTGGtccaggaggaaaaaagaaccaGCTGTGGTGGCCTGGTCACCGAAAGCAGGTCTCCAGCATAAAGTCTGTTCCATTGAGCTGTCCTTCTCCAGTGCCTCCTCTTTACCTGGATGATGATGGACTCCCCTTTCCCACGGATGTGATCCAGCACAGATTACGGCAAATTGAAGCAGGGTACAAGCAAGAAGTGGAACAGCTACGTCGACAGGTGCGTGAGCTTCAAATGAGGCTGGATATCCGTCACTGCTGTGCGCCTCCAGCAGAGCCCCCCGTGGACTATGAGGATGATTTTGTAAGTATTCGCCTACTgccatccacccattcatttatTCTATCCATCCAGCCTTCCATCCATTCAATGTTGATTCATTGTGTACTTGCTATGTTAGGTGGCTTAGCTGTAGGATGAAAAACAGTCCCTGTTCTCAGGTTGCTCACAGTCTACTGGGATGTTCTTATGTCTAGTGATTGAGGGAAGCCTCGGgtgttggggtgtgtgtggagTGAAAGGTCAGGGAAAGGTCACTGATCACAGTGAAGGTGAGAAGCTAATGAGAAAGTTGAGTGCTGAAGAATGTGTCATATTTAGGTAGGCAGTGAAAAGAAAATACCATTTGTAGAAGCATGGAGGCAATAGGTACTCTTGAGGTGATGGCTTAAACAAAGGGGTAGGACAAAGGCCTGTCCTGCACACTTGTGCTGGGACCATGAGGCGGGGAGTTGGGTAATGTGGTAAGAGGTGATATTGCAGAAGTAGACAGGGATTGGAAAGGTCAGCTTGAGTTCCCTCCTTGTATGGATACTTACCACAGGGCAGTAAAGTTTTTGGCTGGTGAATaacatgatcagatttgtgttttaagaATACTGCTCAAGCAATAGTATGTTAAGTGGATAAGGCAGTTGAAACCCAGTTGAGGAGGCTGGTTAGGATGTTTGGGAAATCCAAGTGAGAGATGGTGAGGACCACATAGACTTCGCTGTGTGTGGTACAGCAGTCATTGGGGAGTTTCTAGGTGTCAGCTTCTTGCCCATAATACCCTGTAATATACTCAGGCACTTCCCTTCCTCCTGTTAAGACACTCCCACTTGCCTGCTGCCCACTTCTTGGGTTGGGATGGGCAGGCTAACAATTTCTTATTATTAAGGTGATGATTTAAAAGAGGAGTTaagggccagatggtaaataCTTCAGGTTTTGTGGGACATGCAGTCTATGTTACAGCTACCCAGCTCTGCTGTTAGAGTGCAAatgcagccatagacaatatgtgaATAAATGAGTGTGACTGTCTTCCAATAAAGCCTGACTTACAGAAACAGGCAGTGGGCTAGATTTGGCCTTTGGGCCATAGTTTGTGAAGCGTTAGTTAAAAATGTAACAAGAGAACTATTCTTTACACTCTGATATAGCACATTGGTTAGGAGCATCAGTCTGAAGCCGGAATAgtaggttcaaatcccagattTACTACTTAGTAGCTCTTAACTTTCTCAGTGGcttagtttccttatttttaaagtggGGGTAATAATCGTATATATCATAAGATTGTTGTAAAGAACTAAAGTTCCTGCATGTAACACATTCTGAGCAGTGCCTGCTGATAATAGATGTTAACGATGATGAAGATGATGTTGTAATGCCTTTACCTTCCCTTCAGACATGTTTGAAAGAGTCAGATGATAGTGATACAGAAGATTTTGGCTCTGATCACAGTGAAGACTGCCTTTCAGAAGCAAGCTGGGAACCTGTtgagaagaaagagacagaggtaTGTGTCTTTAGGTGACAAAGAGACAGGCAAATATGTGGTGGCTACTTAGGTGAGCCAGTGAGTTCTCATGTTTCTCAGAGATGAGTGATGTGCTGTAGGATCAGCTCCCCCAGATGAGTGTCTTCTTTTTAGGCAAGTAGTGGCCAACTGTAACAACAGTCATTTTCTCCTGGGATGCTTTTGTCATTGCAATATTGCCCTTCCACCTCATTGACAAGGACCTGGAATCTTCCCTTGTGCCTTCTGTTAGGTGACCCGGTGGGTTCCAGATCATATGGCGTCACATTGCTATAACTGTGACTGTGAGTTCTGGTTGGCCAAACGGAGACACCATTGCAGGTAAGATGCTTTATATAATTTGGTATGGCTTATAAAGCAGGAGGTACAGATTCATGAACTAAATTGAGTTAATATGACAGTGGAGACATACTACTTTTGTTTTCTCCCAACTTTTCCCTTTAATTACTCATGGAAGACCCGTTAGAGTATCATCCTTTCTCAGTATATTGGCATTCTTGATGAACTCTTTCATCTTTGTGCTTTGGCAGAAATTGTGGGAATGTGTTTTGTGCTGCCTGCTGCTACCTGAAGTTGCCCATTCCTGATCAACAACTCTATGACCCAGTTCTCGTCTGTAACTCATGTTATGAACATATCCAAGTATCTCGTGCCAGAGAACTCATGAGCCAGCATCTGAAGAAACCCATTGCTACTGCTTCCAGTTGAATGCCAGAGATGACCTGTCCAGTTGTAGTAGGTTTGAAGGGAGGATCTGCTCCGGGTTTAATTTTGAAGGTTCCTTGGTGTGGCTCACAAAATTGCAGAGCTCAAAGATACTGTCTTGAGAAATCTTCCTTGGTACCATGAGACTGGAGCAGTTTGGCAGGAGGTCCTCTACCTGGGAGACTCTCACCTTGGGGGTATGGTCCCAATCCAGACCCAGAGTCTGGAAGCTTAATGTTGAGTTGGTgactctggcttctttccctggGGGTCACAAGACGATAATTTCATAGATCCTGCCTGATGATGCGTGCCCCAGACAGCAATAGAAAGGCATATATGTATAACCAAACTCCAAGGGATAACCAGACTCATTGCTCCTTCATTTTGAAAAAGTATATAAGATAGGAATTCTTACCCAATTTGAAGTGAACTGTACCCTGTACCCCTGTGCTCTGTGTCTGTGCATGAAGGCTCAGTCTTTAGAGGCACTTCCTCTAGTTACATTAGTTCTGTCTTTCTGTGGAGTTTGGTTGAAAGACTGGTTCAGCAAGTGGagcttttgctgtatttttcactTGGCTCATGGGCCAGCATCAGTGAATATTCAGTTTAGGGGGACAGTTCTAAGGAGTGAGACATTTTGGGGAGCAGAAGAAAATTCTGTTGATGTTCAGTCCTGGCAAAAATCAGTTTTTTGAGCTGTGAAGGCAATAGTCTCTATTACTCAATGGCAGCTTTTGAGGTATGCACTGTGAAGAATGAGAAGGGAAATGCAGAAATTATTCTTGTGAAATATTTGCTGATTGTGCCCTCCCCTTTGCGCCTGACTTCCTAGTTGTCCTGGTGCTAACACAGGAGCTACACCTTGATCCTCTCCTGGCATGAAAATAAagtaatgtttatttttgttgttccaCCGCCCACTTCCCTCATGTTGTCCTCCCCTTGGCTGCTCCCTCCTCTGGGTCACACTGCTTCTTATCCTGAACACTTGACACCTTGAGGGTAGAATTTAGTGTTTGGTTTTTACCTCCTAGAATATGCTGTTTGGTATGTGAGGGTTTCAGTACAAATGctgctgtctatttctgtgcacTTAATAATGGAAcccaaacagaagagaaaaaagccTTGATACCAAAATTGAGAGAAAATGTGTTCATTTGGACcaagtgttgtttttttttgtttttgttgggtttttttttttttccatcttaaaatATGTACCAGTGACACTTAACCAAAAGATACAGTGATAAAGCCATGTACTGTGGTTGGGACAGATACAATCTCCTTGACCTATAATGAAACCACTGGGATTTCCTTTATACGTTTTCCTTAATCCATTGACGTATAGAAGGTAAATTATATTTAGGCTTATCCTGTTTGAAAATTGATAGCTGTCTGTCTAACTCTACTTTCATATtgcttccaggaaaaaaaattttcattcagAAATAACTAGGATGTGCATTTAGAACAAGAATTCTTATTCATCCTGACCTTTTCTTTAGTCCTACAGAGAAGCATCTGTGCTTTTTATACGTGCCATGATGTAACCTAAAAAGTTTTGAGGTATTTAGGTCAACCTAGCAGAACTTTTTATCATTTAATGTGTCTGGGAGATTTTGTGTCTGGGAAATTCCTGAGATCATTGAAGAAGTAACAAGCTATTCCTTGTCTCTGATATGTAAAATTCTTCTAAGCATTTTCTCAATCATTAAAACTTAGTGCCAGTTCTAAGTGGCTTCTTAATTTCATTGCATTTCATGCTGCCCACTTTTAGGGGAAATTGGTAACATTCAAGGAGACTGTTATCTGTCTACTTTGTGTAGCTGTTTTGAGGAGCTGTTCCATCAGTGAACATACTGCATGGCCTGGGAGAGAGACTGGGCTCTCGGCTCAGATATATTCATCAAATACTCCTTTCAGAGCTCTTGTGGGTGTAAGTGACACGATGTGGCCAAAAACCCAAACTGTGCAGTTGCGTTGTGACAAACATGCAATGTGCTGTAAAAACTCaatacaatttaaataaaatctctaTATTAGTGCTGCTTTGTTGGGTCTTTTTATTCGTCTTAATTTCTAAGAAAACttaatactcattttttttttttttgaccatgAGAAAGAGCTAAAACATACCCCCATCCTCccaaacatttccattttttaatggacTCTCTTTTTATCAGCATAGCTCCTGTTATATTCTTGTTTATTGATAGGATAAGGATGTATTCTTAAGGATATTACAGAATCCTATCCCATCTCACGTGAGGTTTCACTTTAATGCCCAAAATTTCACCAGCTGGTTGATCAGGCACACAAGCCTGTACCTACATTCTCCTGAGGGCCCCCCGTAGGTACGTAGTTCTCATCCCACCTTGAGTAAACTGTCCTGAGCAAAGTACTGGAgtgagtatatttttaaaaaatacaaaatactacCATCTAAACGGTGAATTTGTTCACTGGAGACCTCTACTATCACCACCACCTTCTTTTGGAGAGATGAGCAATTCAACTGTTGGTGCTCAGGTTTAGAAGTTAGGTCCTTTGTTCTCAAGGACTGCCTTTGTGTTGCCAAATGCACACTTTCTGAATTCTAAATCCCTGCGGGCTGGCTGCGGTGAAATACACAAATCTCAGGATTCCGCCAGGGGTGAACCTGGGCTCATTTCTTGCGGGACTTCACGCCGACGCCCGGCGGACTCGGAGGGAGGGTGGCTGCCTTCCACCGCGTCCCCCGCTGTTGCACGTGGCCCGGGTGACGCGGCGTCGGGTGGGCCGGCTTTCGGCGCGCCCAGCCGCGCGGTGGGAACTCGAGGCCCCATTGGCCGCGTTGGAAGCTGTGGCGGAAGGTCGTGCGCCAACGGTCTCCGGGCCCGCGCGGACCGGGCGCtggcaggagggggcagggcgcaGCGAAGGCCAGGGGAGGTGGGGATCGAGAACGGGGTGGGAAAGCTGGGTTTGCGGGGCTAAGCCCAGGGCCGGCGGGGACCATGGAAGAGGCGCTGCTCTCCACCCCTATTAACCCCAACAACTTCCCTGCCAAGCTGTGGCGGTTGGTGAACAGCCCCCGGTACCGCTCGATCCGCTGGGACAGCCGCGGCGAGGGGCTGCTCATTGACCAGCCGCTCTTCGAGGCCGAGCTGCTCAGTCCGCCCCGGCCGGCGGCTGCGGGCGGCGTCGGGGTCGCCGggggccccgcgggccccgggacCGAGCCCGAACTCTTCAAAACCACCAACTTCACTAGCTTCATCCGCCAGCTCAACCTCTATGGCTTCCGCAAGGTGGTGCTAGGCGGGCCGGGCACCGCGGGGCCCGGGCCGGGGTCAAGGGGCGGTGGACCGGCGGGCGACGGGCCGCTGCACCACTTCCACAGCCCGCACTTCCGCCGCGACCAGCCGCAGCTGCTCGTGCGCCTCAAGAGGCTCACCACCGCTAACAAGGCCAA of Manis javanica isolate MJ-LG chromosome 4, MJ_LKY, whole genome shotgun sequence contains these proteins:
- the MTMR4 gene encoding phosphatidylinositol-3,5-bisphosphate 3-phosphatase MTMR4 isoform X3, with the protein product MWRTQHNYQTLNRPKVNVPLRMIDSVESRDMFQLHIACKDSKVVRCHFSTFKQCQEWLLRLSRATARPAKPEDLFAFAYHAWCLGLMEEDQHTHLCQPGEHIRCRQEAELTRMGFDLQNVWRVSQINSNYKLCPSYPQKLLVPVWITDKELENVASFRSWKRIPVVVYRHLRNGAAIARCSQPEISWWGWRNADDEYLVTSIAKACALDPGTRATGGSLGTGNSDASEACDTDFDSSLTACSGVESAAAPQKLLILDARSYTAAVANRAKGGGCECEEYYPNCEVVFMGMANIHAIRNSFQYLRAVCSQMPDPSNWLSALESTKWLQHLSVMLKAAVLVANTVDREGRPVLVHCSDGWDRTPQIVALAKILLDPYYRTLEGFQVLVESDWLDFGHKFGDRCGHQENAEDQNEQCPVFLQWLDSVHQLLKQFPCQFEFNEAFLVKLVQHTYSCLYGTFLANNPCEREKRNIYKRTCSVWALLRAGNKNFHNFLYTPGSDVVLHPVCHVRALYLWTAVYLPASSPCTLGEESVDLYLSPVAQSQEFSGRSLDRLPKTRSMDDLLSACDTSSPLIRTSSDPNLNNHCQEARVGLEHRHSNPEGSEATFVDSGIGGPQQIVGEMGLPVPLPSSQKDSLSNKPFKSHKSSSPSYKLLHTTVPQEMKSNTPEPEIKVLEETKAPAPDPSAQDDLGRTLGGTEEQPGHSPEKEAVSALSKVISNKCDRICGFPESSQDFLTGTPQWTQLDSVLGVPSRCAPDHILGTLCNLPSATCQTPPDPSTDFFSQDPPRSVGSIYHKEQPSSVPDLILGEEDTGKRGNTRNRQLLENPCFGKVPLELARKPISQSQISEFSFLGSNWDSFHGMVTSFPSGETIPRRLLSYGCCSKRSSIKQMRATGPCFGGQWAQREGVKSPVCSSHSNGHCTGPGGKKNQLWWPGHRKQVSSIKSVPLSCPSPVPPLYLDDDGLPFPTDVIQHRLRQIEAGYKQEVEQLRRQVRELQMRLDIRHCCAPPAEPPVDYEDDFTCLKESDDSDTEDFGSDHSEDCLSEASWEPVEKKETEVTRWVPDHMASHCYNCDCEFWLAKRRHHCRNCGNVFCAACCYLKLPIPDQQLYDPVLVCNSCYEHIQVSRARELMSQHLKKPIATASS